From a single Lolium rigidum isolate FL_2022 chromosome 7, APGP_CSIRO_Lrig_0.1, whole genome shotgun sequence genomic region:
- the LOC124678440 gene encoding peroxidase 21-like isoform X1, producing the protein MGSSSNLVPVASALLLLSYLIAGNNGFAAAGTSTSSDHLKLNYYSESCPRAEEIVKEQVKSLYEEHGNTAVSWLRALFHDCTVKSCDASLLLESNAAAGLVSEKSSTRSFGMRNFKYIDAIKSALERACPGTVSCADLLALAARDGAAMLGGPADIPMRTGRRDATESHYGEVESFIPNHNESVSAVLDRFASMGVDAEGVVALLGAHSVGRVHCFNLVARLYPAVDGTIEPAYGTYLRGRCPTAEAKEDTRDVAYARNDRVTPMVLDNMYHKNLLKGRGLLLVDQRLATDPRTAPYVRKMAADNAYFHDVFAAALVKMSENGPLTGDQGEVRKDCRFVNK; encoded by the exons ATGGGTTCGAGCTCAAACCTGGTGCCAGTGGCTTCTGCGCTGCTCCTCTTGTCCTACCTCATCGCTG GGAACAATGGTTTTGCTGCTGCTGGAACTAGCACTAGCAGTGATCATCTGAAGCTGAACTACTACTCTGAGAGCTGCCCGAGAGCGGAGGAGATCGTCAAGGAGCAGGTGAAGAGCCTGTACGAGGAGCACGGGAACACGGCCGTGTCGTGGCTCAGGGCGCTCTTCCACGACTGCACCGTGAAATCCTGCGACGCGTCGCTCCTCCTCGAGAGCAACGCCGCCGCGGGCCTCGTCTCCGAGAAGTCCTCCACGAGGAGCTTCGGCATGCGGAACTTCAAGTACATCGACGCCATCAAGTCCGCCTTGGAGCGCGCGTGCCCGGGCACCGTCTCCTGCGCCGACCTGCTCGCCCTCGCCGCCCGCGACGGCGCCGCCATGCTCGGCGGGCCCGCCGACATCCCGATGCGCACGGGGCGGCGGGACGCCACCGAGAGCCACTACGGCGAGGTGGAGAGCTTCATCCCGAACCACAACGAGTCGGTGTCGGCGGTGCTGGACCGGTTCGCGTCGATGGGCGTGGACGCCGAGGGCGTCGTGGCGCTCCTGGGAGCGCACTCCGTCGGCCGCGTCCACTGCTTCAACCTCGTTGCCAGGCTCTACCCGGCAGTGGACGGCACCATCGAGCCGGCATACGGCACGTACCTCCGGGGCCGGTGCCCGACGGCGGAGGCCAAGGAGGACACGCGCGACGTGGCGTACGCGCGGAACGACCGCGTCACCCCCATGGTGCTTGACAACATGTACCACAAGAATCTGTTGAAAGGCAGGGGCCTCCTGCTGGTGGACCAGAGGCTCGCGACCGACCCGCGCACCGCGCCGTACGTGAGGAAGATGGCGGCGGACAACGCCTACTTTCACGACGTTTTCGCGGCGGCGCTGGTCAAGATGTCAGAGAACGGCCCGCTCACCGGCGACCAGGGCGAGGTCAGGAAGGACTGCAGGTTCGTCAACAAGTAA
- the LOC124678440 gene encoding peroxidase 21-like isoform X2 translates to MGSSSNLVPVASALLLLSYLIAGKCSDHLKLNYYSESCPRAEEIVKEQVKSLYEEHGNTAVSWLRALFHDCTVKSCDASLLLESNAAAGLVSEKSSTRSFGMRNFKYIDAIKSALERACPGTVSCADLLALAARDGAAMLGGPADIPMRTGRRDATESHYGEVESFIPNHNESVSAVLDRFASMGVDAEGVVALLGAHSVGRVHCFNLVARLYPAVDGTIEPAYGTYLRGRCPTAEAKEDTRDVAYARNDRVTPMVLDNMYHKNLLKGRGLLLVDQRLATDPRTAPYVRKMAADNAYFHDVFAAALVKMSENGPLTGDQGEVRKDCRFVNK, encoded by the exons ATGGGTTCGAGCTCAAACCTGGTGCCAGTGGCTTCTGCGCTGCTCCTCTTGTCCTACCTCATCGCTGGTAAGT GCAGTGATCATCTGAAGCTGAACTACTACTCTGAGAGCTGCCCGAGAGCGGAGGAGATCGTCAAGGAGCAGGTGAAGAGCCTGTACGAGGAGCACGGGAACACGGCCGTGTCGTGGCTCAGGGCGCTCTTCCACGACTGCACCGTGAAATCCTGCGACGCGTCGCTCCTCCTCGAGAGCAACGCCGCCGCGGGCCTCGTCTCCGAGAAGTCCTCCACGAGGAGCTTCGGCATGCGGAACTTCAAGTACATCGACGCCATCAAGTCCGCCTTGGAGCGCGCGTGCCCGGGCACCGTCTCCTGCGCCGACCTGCTCGCCCTCGCCGCCCGCGACGGCGCCGCCATGCTCGGCGGGCCCGCCGACATCCCGATGCGCACGGGGCGGCGGGACGCCACCGAGAGCCACTACGGCGAGGTGGAGAGCTTCATCCCGAACCACAACGAGTCGGTGTCGGCGGTGCTGGACCGGTTCGCGTCGATGGGCGTGGACGCCGAGGGCGTCGTGGCGCTCCTGGGAGCGCACTCCGTCGGCCGCGTCCACTGCTTCAACCTCGTTGCCAGGCTCTACCCGGCAGTGGACGGCACCATCGAGCCGGCATACGGCACGTACCTCCGGGGCCGGTGCCCGACGGCGGAGGCCAAGGAGGACACGCGCGACGTGGCGTACGCGCGGAACGACCGCGTCACCCCCATGGTGCTTGACAACATGTACCACAAGAATCTGTTGAAAGGCAGGGGCCTCCTGCTGGTGGACCAGAGGCTCGCGACCGACCCGCGCACCGCGCCGTACGTGAGGAAGATGGCGGCGGACAACGCCTACTTTCACGACGTTTTCGCGGCGGCGCTGGTCAAGATGTCAGAGAACGGCCCGCTCACCGGCGACCAGGGCGAGGTCAGGAAGGACTGCAGGTTCGTCAACAAGTAA